From the genome of Salvelinus alpinus chromosome 19, SLU_Salpinus.1, whole genome shotgun sequence, one region includes:
- the LOC139545646 gene encoding zinc finger protein 462-like, which yields MEEDSGRLDKSDQMTQGQPGSQQSMSPSQSFQCNHCVLLFKSKYFLLEHMKKVHGVDMDPSQSEGSSTPSESSTPPHSSTRYNSSKKVFSCRHCVFTSSTWTVIIKHENTYHKVPVRGPGKGGTLKTQRRYLRGKLLNAKVSLPGKKNYKNVSALQRKKRDVGRVNSKSTLKTINIPSSSLLLKNLRTQVGSSGNCSEFRVVPGSSGHESSLNSLQLKMSTLPRPSRARDVTVMSDAPFHSYDQDNGKGASKVTDERFNSESEQMGSHCCSLCNFSATWLEDLHTHQRSKHSYLFYSMGSSLLDKTVTEQRTLKPEMYNGMSLTEPLAKTTKKRTHDDTPLSPAKKNIKTSPESTVIQSKLSGGTAFTFEVSEDEEEGNAWRTELDASGNEMEDQLANGESRDNPKQLYCCKHCDYSHKSSRSVSTHYQRMHPYIRYDFQYIMNPDDWSATFRCLECPVDFAAPDELKQHYRDHHPEAPNVFMMRSDQLDLVYKCFACPFTISNGKYLKPHYRNKHPKLKMSNPLMYCSFTTKPSEHEPSKSQHLGQTSSLKNAEVVSPEKSPTTHKETVNITHTPSKACSASMGVDVELYHCKHCVFSNKSVVVMLVHYQKSHPTAGLTIDSIKQASLATSRKPKEETQVSPENMVLEPFKLPEVKSPNISLSRPDVTQEDAENMFFCQDCNYGNLTVRGVLNHQRSKHRDLKASVEQIHLHTAEVRSQCKTSQGIVIVSPSTPLQNDVAQEDVLKPFKLPEVKSPNTSPPISNVSQADVESPYFCQFCDYCNPTVRGIMNHQKLRHSTRKSTAESIIKHTAVIRSSPNARVVLNHQMSSHSHLKVAADNVVKHTAEVHGQCEKPQFTGFDSSNSSLKSTVENEVADFFFCQYCNYGNPSVAGVLNHQKLRHRCLQISTNQILQYTSELRSQQSTSQSAGFGAPNSSLLRSDVGNEAGNLFFCQFCNYGDPSMSGIFNHQKRRHGQLKTTPDDIFRHTAEVRGQMKTSEESKRVNSMNSSHILPLPLVTEEAVLFCQLCNYSNPTMSGVMDHQRKRHPDLKATHKQILEYTAAMILAQSGKSPHSSFLTSEIFQEELEKFFCQYCDYSNSTVRGILNHQNKMHGDLETNAAQILRHTVVVQGQTKQSQSKAVHSPNSPHILSRPLLKDEVEDMFFCQICNYSNQTVIGVLNHQRKRHLDMKLTAKQILEYTATVMGKSQSVREDTLNSSQEEEGKLFYCQHCDYDNPTVRGVLNHQKLRHSDLPATADQVVRYTTIVRSPPKKLITQQPKKSSMKASQSRTQKAAPLRSLKCRKCSYITPHIYLLKRHLRNNHQEKAPITTIMRWAYQDGHLQAGYHCEWCVCSHTEAKGLLRHYRQRHPDKNTGLESIILRLHVGPKTSRSKKTKPNTERNVKHENITLRFGEVPKTSPSFQSGEGDTKVYPCRACSFKATSMGGIGSHYRVVHPWSVKEDGSVLDVISSRQTQEPGVHEEQAVHETSRSSETHMCPVCSGEFNTLHGMFTHCGKKHPEYDMKVHEQPDVHETSKPSQRCRCPVCSGEFNTLHGMFTHCGKKHPEYDMKVHEQPDVHETSKPSQRCRCPVCSGEFNTLHGMLTHCGKKHPEYDPSACEKEPESSTGDGTLVFKCSICPYVNSRAHGVLTHCQMRHPATKARTERLEQEIVHFSDPDECVKVRLGKRIGLAGFQCNMCPVIHAKFKKLKAHYEMDHKRSASNMFKPTLKQSAAIKKQLLSKYRGSQTSIAQAAILKNRKSVIVKCHLCKYFCTTKKGLARHLRINHSTVAPIEDKEFSYKCALCSYTTLICKYLAAHYRRQHDNAAFNNHFVPAFRPHRIPPTSPHHKASLSQEPKSPGEKRNCSLCFFQCLSEKGMVSHYVICHPGVSHSMQKSSEHRPINTLHSPPKPRNRHGQQKPVCKLFDPQCEKGSVLCPVECKKCVKLFFNSNLLLSIHYTNFHNEDFKRDFTILSKTSEIGTEFYRCGYCNLQIQGSADLGSHLDHHNEEFQTLENGQKRKQRLSEPPIKTKSVTHERQELPDVLTAAESDSHWIVTKVESVATGMGPMGSPSPVPSTTEPEGGSAGEECKHCGRTFMSLKGLRSHERSHAATAALKRLDNIPHQQKQMFDRHIRHRPGTIKPFHCGLCRYRTTILSLLKNHLLKVHGAEYPSKNLPSSVTGSQDREHTLWANEEAPNLPEPQEGNHMSDDSEETDLTEKPVYLEPPDVQRQLNHYRQVAQASRHPAQQATATTQDALFICEFCIYTSTHIKSMRRHYINRHNGKRLVRCKDCSFFTGFRKKLDIHVETAHASSATEAPKDLRCPLCLYHTKNKNCMIDHIILHREEPVAPIEVCRPRLSRYLQGLVFRCHKCTFTSSSDEKLHLHMLIKHDDIKPYKCRLCYFDFTQLSELEAHLCDKHQVVRNHELVGQVHLEELETRLGRVNREKEKNCDQELGNEEDKEEINKHGEKPGLEEEGENADKLRNKEKDETNHRHSEKQQVLEEGENIEKLGKEEEKDQEETNRRLKETQGLKEGDTIEEKGLEKNGENIAPKKYEFQGYENKGNVEEKSMDCEENQGQQDEVNKDGDNEVSENSDQSSEFHESHDFSCEENKEEQYEECHGELEHEDKEMVEEQFMDFEEENREPGEMDIGEQNNQYHEMPVLKNEACNYHEMPVLENEEGKEETHRNPSEKQEHEVVVKNDSLKPECNTKQEQGSVEDEKSEENPMSDDKQDHENGNTSAPKDASATLRIIPSTRNENALSCKLCGRILMNSTDLERHVMRHGL from the exons ATGGAGGAAG ATTCCGGACGCCTCGACAAGTCTGACCAAATGACCCAAGGTCAACCAGGCTCTCAACAATCCATGTCTCCAAGTCAGTCATTCCAGTGTAAccattgtgtcctcctcttcAAATCAAAGTATTTCCTCCTTGAACACATGAAGAAGGTGCATGGCGTTGATATGGATCCTTCACAAAGTGAAGGGAGTTCTACTCCCTCAGAGAGTTCCACGCCACCTCACAGTAGCACTCGCTACAACAGTTCAAAAAAGGTTTTCTCTTGCCGGCATTGTGTGTTTACGTCTTCCACTTGGACAGTTATTATCAAACATGAAAATACATATCACAAGGTGCCGGTGAGGGGTCCTGGTAAGGGCGGCACCTTGAAAACACAGAGACGGTATTTAAGGGGCAAGCTTCTCAATGCCAAAGTGTCACTGCCAGGTAAGAAGAATTACAAAAATGTGTCAGCACTCCAACGCAAAAAAAGGGACGTGGGGAGAGTGAATTCCAAGTCTACCTTAAAAACCATAAACATTCCTAGCTCTAGCTTATTGTTGAAGAACCTGCGAACTCAAGTGGGATCCTCAGGAAATTGTTCTGAATTCAGAGTCGTACCTGGAAGTTCAGGACATGAGTCCTCTTTAAATTCCTTGCAACTGAAGATGTCCACCCTCCCAAGGCCATCACGTGCGCGTGATGTGACCGTCATGTCAGATGCGCCTTTCCATAGCTATGACCAAGACAATGGTAAAGGTGCTTCTAAAGTAACTGACGAGAGATTTAATTCAGAAAGTGAACAGATGGGCTCTCACTGCTGCTCGCTCTGCAACTTCTCTGCGACTTGGTTGGAAGATCTTCACACTCACCAGCGAAGTAAGCACAGTTACCTTTTTTACAGCATGGGGTCAAGTCTGCTGGACAAAACGGTGACCGAACAGCGGACTCTCAAACCTGAAATGTATAATGGAATGTCACTGACAGAGCCATTAGCTAAAACGACTAAGAAGAGAACGCATGATGACACCCCTTTAAGTCCTGCTAAGAAAAATATCAAAACAAGCCCCGAAAGTACAGTCATCCAAAGTAAGCTATCAGGGGGCACTGCTTTCACCTTTGAGGTTAgcgaggatgaagaggagggaaATGCCTGGAGAACTGAACTAGATGCCTCAGGAAATGAAATGGAAGATCAGTTGGCAAATGGAGAAAGCAGGGACAACCCAAAACAACTTTATTGTTGCAAACACTGTGACTACAGTCACAAGTCATCTCGTAGTGTGAGCACCCATTACCAGAGAATGCACCCTTACATCAGGTATGACTTTCAGTACATCATGAATCCAGATGATTGGTCTGCCACCTTCCGTTGCTTGGAGTGTCCTGTTGATTTTGCCGCCCCTGATGAACTTAAGCAACACTATAGGGATCATCACCCAGAAGCTCCAAATGTGTTTATGATGCGATCAGATCAGCTTGATTTGGTGTACAAGTGCTTTGCCTGCCCATTCACAATTTCTAATGGCAAGTACTTGAAACCCCATTACAGAAATAAGCATCCAAAACTGAAAATGAGCAATCCCTTAATGTACTGCAGTTTTACTACCAAGCCCTCTGAACATGAACCCTCTAAATCACAACATTTAGGGCAAACCTCCAGCCTAAAGAATGCAGAGGTTGTCTCTCCTGAGAAGTCTCCGACCACACATAAAGAAACTGTTAATATCACCCATACACCCTCAAAAGCATGTTCCGCTTCCATGGGAGTGGATGTGGAACTGTACCACTGCAAACATTGTGTATTCAGCAATAAGTCAGTGGTTGTCATGCTTGTCCACTACCAAAAAAGCCATCCGACGGCAGGATTGACAATTGACAGCATAAAACAAGCATCTCTTGCCACTTCCAGGAAACCTAAGGAGGAAACACAGGTGTCTCCTGAAAATATGGTTTTGGAGCCATTCAAACTCCCAGAAGTTAAGTCCCCCAACATTTCCCTCTCCAGACCAGATGTTACACAGGAAGATGCAGAGAACATGTTTTTCTGCCAGGATTGCAACTATGGCAACCTCACAGTGAGGGGGGTGTTGAATCACCAAAGGTCAAAACACCGTGATCTCAAGGCTTCTGTTGAGCAGATACACCTCCATACTGCTGAGGTTCGTAGTCAATGTAAAACATCACAGGGCATCGTAATAGTCTCACCTAGCACTCCCCTCCAAAATGATGTTGCACAGGAAGACGTTTTAAAGCCATTCAAACTTCCAGAAGTTAAGTCTCCGAACACATCCCCTCCCATATCCAATGTTTCACAGGCAGATGTTGAGAGTCCATATTTCTGCCAGTTTTGTGACTATTGCAACCCCACAGTGAGAGGCATTATGAATCATCAGAAGTTAAGACACAGTACTCGTAAGTCAACTGCTGAAAGTATAATCAAACATACTGCTGTGATTCGTAGCAGCCCCAATGCGAGAGTGGTTTTGAATCATCAGATGTCATCTCATAGTCATCTCAAGGTGGCTGCTGATAATGTCGTCAAACATACTGCTGAGGTTCATGGTCAATGTGAAAAGCCTCAGTTTACTGGATTTGACTCATCTAACTCCTCTTTAAAATCCACTGTTGAGAATGAGGTAGCTGACTTTTTTTTTTGCCAGTACTGCAACTATGGCAACCCCAGTGTTGCAGGGGTTTTGAATCATCAGAAATTAAGACATCGCTGTCTTCAGATATCCACTAATCAGATTCTTCAATATACATCTGAGCTTCGTAGTCAACAATCTACATCTCAGTCTGCTGGATTTGGGGCCCCTAACTCCTCTCTCCTCAGATCTGATGTTGGGAATGAGGCAGGTAACTTGTTTTTCTGCCAGTTTTGCAACTATGGAGATCCCTCAATGAGTGGGATTTTTAATCATCAGAAGAGAAGACACGGTCAACTCAAAACAACTCCTGATGACATCTTCAGGCATACTGCTGAGGTTCGAGGACAAATGAAAACATCAGAAGAGTCTAAAAGAGTCAACTCAATGAACTCTTCTCACATCTTACCTCTTCCTCTTGTGACGGAAGAggctgtgttattctgtcagCTTTGCAACTATAGCAATCCAACCATGAGTGGGGTTATGGATCATCAAAGGAAAAGACACCCTGATCTTAAGGCAACTCATAAACAAATTCTTGAATATACTGCTGCAATGATTTTGGCCCAATCTGGCAAATCACCTCACTCATCATTCTTAACGTCTGAGATTTTCCAAGAAGAATTAGAGAAGTTCTTCTGCCAGTATTGTGACTATAGCAATTCTACAGTAAGGGGGATTTTGAATCATCAAAATAAAATGCATGGTGATCTCGAAACAAACGCTGCGCAGATCTTAAGGCATACTGTTGTGGTTCAAGGGCAAACCAAACAATCTCAGTCAAAAGCAGTCCACTCACCCAACTCTCCTCACATCTTGTCTCGTCCTCTTTTGAAGGATGAGGTTGAAGACATGTTTTTCTGTCAGATTTGCAACTATAGCAATCAAACAGTGATAGGGGTTTTGAATCATCAAAGGAAAAGACACCTTGATATGAAACTAACTGCTAAGCAAATCCTTGAATATACTGCTACGGTTATGGGCAAATCCCAGTCAGTACGAGAAGACACACTTAACTCATCCCAAGAAGAAGAGGGGAAGTTGTTTTACTGCCAGCATTGTGACTATGACAATCCCACAGTTAGGGGTGTTTTGAATCATCAGAAATTAAGACATAGTGATCTGCCGGCTACTGCGGATCAAGTTGTCCGGTATACTACCATTGTTcgcagcccccccaaaaaattaataACCCAACAACCTAAAAAGTCCTCCATGAAAGCTTCACAATCTCGCACGCAGAAAGCTGCACCGCTCAGGTCCTTAAAATGCCGCAAATGCTCTTATATAACTCCCCATATATATCTTTTGAAAAGGCATCTGAGGAATAACCACCAAGAGAAAGCCCCAATCACAACGATTATGCGTTGGGCTTACCAAGATGGCCATTTACAAGCAGGTTATCATTGCGAGTGGTGTGTTTGTTCACACACTGAAGCGAAGGGACTCCTCCGGCACTACCGGCAACGTCATCCAGATAAAAATACTGGACTTGAGTCCATCATCCTGAGATTACATGTTGGCCCTAAGACTTCTCGATCTAAAAAAACTAAGCCTAACACAGAGCGCAATGTTAAACATGAAAATATTACCCTCAGGTTTGGGGAAGTTCCGAAGACCTCCCCATCTTTTCAGTCCGGAGAAGGTGACACAAAAGTCTATCCATGCCGAGCATGTTCCTTTAAGGCTACTTCAATGGGGGGTATCGGCAGCCACTACCGTGTAGTTCATCCATGGTCTGTCAAGGAAGATGGATCTGTGTTAGATGTCATTAGTAGTAGGCAGACCCAAGAGCCAGGGGTCCATGAAGAACAAGCTGTTCATGAAACCTCGAGGTCAAGCGAGACACATATGTGCCCTGTCTGTTCAGGAGAGTTCAACACCCTCCATGGTATGTTTACTCATTGTGGAAAGAAACATCCAGAATATGATATGAAGGTCCATGAACAGCCTGATGTTCATGAAACCTCAAAGCCAAGCCAGCGATGTAGGTGCCCTGTCTGTTCCGGAGAGTTCAACACCCTCCATGGTATGTTTACTCATTGTGGAAAGAAACATCCAGAATATGATATGAAGGTCCATGAACAGCCTGATGTTCATGAAACCTCAAAGCCAAGCCAGCGATGTAGGTGCCCTGTCTGTTCCGGAGAGTTCAACACCCTCCATGGTATGTTAACTCATTGTGGAAAGAAACATCCGGAATATGATCCATCAGCTTGTGAAAAGGAACCTGAATCTAGTACAGGTGATGGGACTCTGGTATTCAAGTGTTCAATCTGTCCGTATGTGAACTCTCGCGCTCATGGTGTTCTAACTCACTGCCAGATGAGGCATCCAGCCACCAAAGCCAGAACTGAGAGACTTGAACAAGAAATTGTACACTTCAGTGACCCAGATGAATGTGTGAAAGTCCGATTGGGTAAGAGGATAGGATTGGCAGGCTTCCAGTGCAATATGTGTCCAGTCATCCATGCAAAATTCAAGAAGTTGAAAGCTCACTATGAGATGGATCACAAACGATCTGCCTCCAATATGTTCAAACCGACCTTGAAACAATCCGCTGCCATTAAAAAACAGCTGCTCTCCAAATATAGAGGCTCCCAGACCTCAATTGCTCAAGCTGCCATTTTAAAAAATAGGAAATCCGTCATAGTCAAGTGCCACCTTTGCAAGTACTTTTGCACCACTAAAAAGGGTCTTGCCCGCCATCTTCGCATTAACCACAGTACAGTGGCTCCAATTGAGGACAAAGAGTTTTCCTACAAGTGTGCACTGTGCTCGTATACGACTTTGATTTGTAAGTACCTTGCAGCCCACTATAGGAGGCAACATGACAATGCCGCTTTCAACAACCACTTTGTTCCAGCATTCAGACCTCACCGCATTCCTCCAACCTCACCACACCATAAGGCTTCTTTGAGTCAGGAACCCAAATCACCTGGTGAGAAGAgaaactgttctctctgttttTTCCAATGTCTTAGTGAAAAAGGCATGGTCTCCCATTATGTGATTTGCCATCCAGGAGTCTCTCACAGCATGCAGAAATCTAGCGAACACCGACCGATTAACACACTGCACTCTCCCCCCAAGCCCAGAAATCGTCACGGGCAACAGAAACCTGTCTGCAAGTTATTTGATCCACAATGTGAGAAAGGCAGTGTATTGTGTCCAGTTGAATGCAAGAAATGTGTGAAATTATTCTTCAATTCAAATCTCCTGCTAAGTATCCACTACACCAATTTCCACAATGAAGATTTCAAACGGGACTTCACTATACTTTCAAAGACTTCAGAGATTGGCACGGAGTTCTACAGATGTGGATACTGTAACCTCCAAATCCAGGGCAGTGCGGACCTCGGCTCCCATCTCGACCATCATAATGAGGAGTTTCAGACGCTGGAAAATGGACAGAAGAGGAAACAACGCCTTAGTGAGCCACCAATAAAGACCAAGTCTGTTACG CATGAAAGACAAGAACTGCCCGATGTTCTGACGGCAGCGGAATCGGACAGTCATTGGATTGTGACAAAGGTGGAATCTGTTGCAACAGGGATGGGTCCAATGGGGTCCCCTTCCCCTGTCCCGTCGACGACAGAACCAGAGGGGGGGTCAGCAGGAGAAGAGTGCAAGCACTGCGGGCGAACTTTCATGTCTTTGAAAGGTTTACGCTCACACGAGCGGAGCCATGCAGCTACGGCAGCGCTCAAACGGCTGGACAACATACCACATCAACAGAAGCAGAT GTTTGACCGCCATATTAGACATCGCCCCGGGACCATCAAACCCTTCCATTGTGGGCTCTGTCGGTACAGAACTACCATCTTGAGCCTCTTGAAGAACCACCTGCTCAAAGTACATGGTG CTGAGTACCCATCCAAGAACCTTCCTTCCTCTGTGACCGGTAGCCAGGACAGGGAACACACCCTGTGGGCCAATGAAGAGGCCCCTAACCTGCCAGAACCTCAGGAAGGCAATCACATGTCTGATGATTCTGAGGAAACAGACCTCACTGAAA AACCAGTGTACTTGGAGCCCCCAGATGTCCAGCGGCAGCTCAACCACTACAGGCAGGTGGCTCAGGCCTCCAGACATCCAGCCCAACAGGCCACCGCGACCACTCAAGATGCGTTATTCATCTGTGAGTTTTGTATCTACACCTCAACACACATCAAGAGTATGCGCCGGCACTACATAAATCGGCACAATGGGAAAAGGCTGGTGAGGTGCAAGGACTGCTCCTTTTTCACGGGCTTCAG GAAGAAGTTGGATATACACGTAGAGACGGCACATGCCAGTAGCGCAACAGAAGCTCCTAAGGACCTACGCTGccctctctgtctttaccataCCAAAAACAAAAACTGCATGATCGACCACATCATCCTCCATCGTG AGGAGCCGGTGGCCCCGATAGAGGTGTGTCGTCCAAGGCTATCGCGATATCTCCAGGGCCTCGTGTTCCGCTGCCACAAGTGCACCTTCACCAGTTCCAGTGACGAGAAGCTGCATCTGCACATGCTCATTAAGCACGACGATATCAAGCCCTACAAATGCAGACTGTGCTACTTTGACTTCACACAGCTGAGCGAGTTGGAGGCACACCTATGCGATAAGCACCAG GTCGTGAGGAACCATGAGCTGGTGGGACAGGTCCATCTGGAGGAACTGGAGACCAGACTGGGAAGAGTCAACCGAGAAAAGGAGAAGAATTGTGACCAGGAATTAGGAAATGAAGAAGACAAAGAAGAAATAAATAAACATGGTGAGAAACCAGGgctggaggaagagggggagaacgCTGACAAGCTAAGGAACAAAGAGAAGGATGAAACCAACCACAGACATAGTGAGAAGCAGCAGGtgctggaggagggagagaacatAGAGAAGCTAggaaaagaagaagagaaagaccagGAAGAAACTAACAGAAGACTTAAAGAAACTCAAGGGCTTAAAGAAGGGGATACCATTGAGGAAAAAGGGTTGGAGAAAAATGGGGAGAACATTGCCCCCAAAAAATATGAATTTCAAGGATATGAGAACAAAGGAAACGTAGAAGAAAAATCCATGGACTGTGAAGAGAACCAAGGGCAACAAGATGAGGTGAACAAAGATGGAGATAATGAGGTGTCAGAGAACAGTGACCAAAGCAGTGAATTCCATGAGAGCCATGATTTTAGTTGTGAGGAGAACAAGGAGGAACAATATGAAGAATGCCATGGGGAGCTCGAGCATGAGGATAAGGAGATGGTAGAGGAACAATTTATGGACTTTGAGGAAGAGAACCGAGAACCTGGAGAGATGGACATAGGAGAACAAAACAACCAATATCATGAGATGCCAGTGCTTAAAAATGAAGCCTGCAACTATCATGAAATGCCAGTGCTTGAAAATGAAGAGGGCAAAGAGGAAACACACAGGAATCCTAGTGAGAAACAGGAACATGAGGTGGTGGTGAAGAATGACAGTCTGAAACCTGAGTGCAATACGAAACAGGAGCAAGGGTCTGTAGAGGACGAAAAGTCTGAAGAAAACCCCATGAGTGACGATAAGCAAGATCATGAAAATGGCAACACATCTGCACCAAAAG ATGCCTCCGCTACCCTGAGGATAATTCCATCGACCAGAAATGAAAATGCGCTTTCTTGCAAGCTCTGTGGCCGAATTCTCATGAACAGCACTGACCTGGAACGACATGTGATGCGCCATGGCTTGTAA